The following coding sequences lie in one Cotesia glomerata isolate CgM1 linkage group LG5, MPM_Cglom_v2.3, whole genome shotgun sequence genomic window:
- the LOC123264636 gene encoding uncharacterized protein LOC123264636, which yields MIFHLIINLKRLQAFHQIVGVIYQLLMKLVKFFVGCNLLFSIVESIPFKEFVKSLNPNYHLPCRKTLSNTLLNKLHSKISSEHTKINQSEGVIVIDGWKNSVANTKNVVCIIHTANEPSFFLNSWDFTLLSEDTQQLTKVIEEAVEIAKTNYNKTIYAVVSDNAPVMTAMGKAVNLWHAGCSSHHGNLLAKDLIDKSFAESINTILRTFKASNLEREIIENGGTKIKMACKTRWCSYRDAFRCCLKNLDIMKKIISNKLNNPSFTKSKKQEKEKLITLNDQIFDDSLITKLQNFIVLSDPVCSLINECQQSNFTLPDAAEEWMKLNVPTDNEKIQEIVQKRIDKVLTRILLAANLLHPGYQGKQFRHTDKYYSQAIEFIRNELNESYHEMEAYENKVGIFESLLKKGNVPPKLF from the coding sequence ATGATATTTCATTTGATAATCAATCTAAAGCGACTTCAAGCATTTCATCAAATAGTAGGAGTGATTTATCAACTATTGATGAAActtgtgaaatttttcgtaGGATGCAATCTTCTGTTTAGTATTGTTGAATCAATTCCGTTTAAAGAGTTTGTTAAGTCGTTAAATCCGAACTATCATCTGCCATGCAGAAAAACTCTCTCCAATacgttgttaaataaattacatagcaaaatttcaagtgaacacacaaaaattaatcagtcaGAAGGAGTAATAGTGATAGATGGTTGGAAAAATTCGGTTGCAAATACTAAAAATGTTGTATGTATTATTCATACAGCAAATGaaccaagtttttttttaaactcttgGGATTTCACATTGTTATCTGAAGATACACAACAATTAACTAAAGTTATTGAAGAAGCTGTCGAAATAGCcaaaacaaattataataaaaccaTTTATGCCGTAGTTTCTGATAACGCTCCAGTTATGACAGCAATGGGTAAAGCTGTAAATTTATGGCATGCAGGATGCAGCAGTCATCATGGAAATTTACTTGCCAAGGACCTTATTGATAAATCATTTGCAGAATCTATAAATACCATTTTACGTACATTCAAAGCTTCTAATTTAGAACGAGAGATAATAGAAAACGGaggaacaaaaattaaaatggctTGCAAAACTCGTTGGTGCAGTTATCGTGATGCGTTTCGGtgttgcttaaaaaatttagatataatgaaaaaaattatcagtaataaattaaacaatccgtcttttacaaaatcaaaaaaacaagagaaagaaaaattgattactttGAATGATCAGATTTTCGATGAttctttaataacaaaattacaaaatttcatcGTTTTATCTGATCCAGTTTgttcattaattaatgaatgtcAACAGTCAAATTTTACTTTACCTGATGCAGCTGAAGAGTGGATGAAATTAAACGTTCCGActgataatgaaaaaattcaagaaattgtCCAAAAACGCATTGACAAAGTATTGACTCGAATTTTATTAGCAGCGAATTTATTGCATCCAGGTTATCAAGGAAAACAGTTTCGTCATAccgataaatattattctcaagctattgaatttataaggaatgaattaaatgaatcTTATCATGAAATGGAAgcttatgaaaataaagttggAATTTTTGAATCATTACTGAAAAAAGGAAATGTCcctccaaaattattttga